A stretch of Streptomyces vietnamensis DNA encodes these proteins:
- the ilvN gene encoding acetolactate synthase small subunit codes for MSTKHTLSVLVENTPGILARIAALFSRRGFNIDSLAVGVTEHPDISRITIVVNVEDLPLEQVTKQLNKLVNVLKIVELEPSAAIQRELVLVKVRADNETRSQIVEIVQLFRAKTVDVSPEAVTIEATGSSDKLDAMLKMLEQFGVKELVQSGTIAIGRGARSITDRSLRALDRSA; via the coding sequence ATGTCCACCAAGCACACGCTCTCCGTTCTCGTCGAGAACACGCCCGGCATCCTCGCCCGGATCGCCGCCCTGTTCTCCCGCCGCGGCTTCAACATCGACTCGCTCGCCGTGGGCGTCACCGAACACCCCGACATCTCCCGCATCACCATCGTGGTCAATGTCGAGGACCTGCCCCTGGAGCAGGTGACCAAGCAGCTCAACAAGCTGGTCAACGTCCTGAAGATCGTCGAACTCGAGCCCAGCGCTGCGATCCAGCGCGAGCTCGTCCTGGTGAAGGTCCGCGCCGACAACGAGACCCGCTCCCAGATCGTCGAGATCGTGCAGCTGTTCCGCGCCAAGACCGTGGACGTCTCGCCCGAGGCGGTCACCATCGAGGCCACCGGTTCGAGTGACAAGCTGGACGCCATGCTCAAGATGCTGGAGCAGTTCGGCGTCAAGGAGCTCGTGCAGTCCGGCACGATCGCCATAGGGCGCGGTGCCCGGTCCATCACGGACCGGTCCCTGCGGGCCCTCGACCGCAGTGCCTGA
- the ilvC gene encoding ketol-acid reductoisomerase: protein MAELFYDADADLSIIQGRKVAVIGYGSQGHAHALSLRDSGVDVRVGLQEGSKSKAKAEEQGLRVVSVAQAAEEADLIMILTPDPIQAQVYEESIKDHLKEGDALFFGHGLNVRYGFIKVPEGIDVALVAPKGPGHLVRRQYEEGRGVPCIAAVEQDATGKAFDLALSYAKGIGGTRAGVIKTTFKEETETDLFGEQAVLCGGTAALVKAGFETLTEAGYQPEIAYFECLHELKLIVDLMYEGGLEKMRWSVSETAEWGDYVTGPRIITDATKAEMKKVLAEIQDGTFAKEWMAEYHGGLKKYNEYKTQDANHLLETTGKELRKLMSWVNDEEA, encoded by the coding sequence GTGGCCGAGCTGTTCTACGACGCCGACGCCGACCTGTCCATCATCCAGGGCCGCAAGGTCGCGGTGATCGGCTACGGCAGCCAGGGACACGCCCACGCGCTGTCGCTCCGTGACTCCGGTGTCGACGTCCGCGTCGGTCTCCAGGAGGGCTCGAAGTCCAAGGCCAAGGCCGAGGAGCAGGGCCTGCGCGTCGTCTCCGTCGCCCAGGCGGCCGAAGAGGCCGACCTCATCATGATCCTGACCCCGGACCCGATCCAGGCCCAGGTCTACGAGGAGTCCATCAAGGACCACCTGAAGGAGGGCGACGCGCTCTTCTTCGGCCACGGCCTGAACGTCCGCTACGGCTTCATCAAGGTGCCCGAGGGCATCGACGTCGCCCTGGTCGCCCCGAAGGGCCCGGGCCACCTGGTCCGCCGTCAGTACGAGGAGGGCCGCGGCGTCCCGTGCATCGCGGCCGTCGAGCAGGACGCCACCGGCAAGGCCTTCGACCTGGCGCTCTCGTACGCCAAGGGCATCGGCGGCACCCGCGCCGGCGTCATCAAGACCACCTTCAAGGAGGAGACGGAGACCGACCTGTTCGGTGAGCAGGCCGTCCTCTGCGGTGGCACCGCGGCTCTGGTCAAGGCGGGCTTCGAGACCCTGACCGAGGCCGGCTACCAGCCGGAGATCGCCTACTTCGAGTGCCTGCACGAGCTGAAGCTCATCGTCGACCTCATGTACGAGGGCGGCCTGGAGAAGATGCGCTGGTCGGTCTCCGAGACCGCCGAGTGGGGCGACTACGTCACCGGCCCGCGGATCATCACCGACGCCACCAAGGCCGAGATGAAGAAGGTCCTCGCGGAGATCCAGGACGGCACCTTCGCCAAGGAGTGGATGGCCGAGTACCACGGCGGCCTGAAGAAGTACAACGAGTACAAGACCCAGGACGCCAACCACCTCCTGGAGACCACCGGCAAGGAGCTGCGCAAGCTCATGAGCTGGGTGAACGACGAGGAGGCGTAA
- a CDS encoding acetolactate synthase large subunit produces the protein MLMTEQATGHHPQPRPRSGAQPATTVEHVTGAQSLIRSLEEVGADTVFGIPGGAILPAYDPMMDSQRVRHILVRHEQGAGHAATGYAQATGKVGVCMATSGPGATNLVTPIADAHMDSVPLVAITGQVASKAIGTDAFQEADICGITMPITKHNFLVTKAEDIPRTIAEAFHIASTGRPGPVLVDIAKDALQAKTTFSWPPQTDLPGYRPVTKPHAKQIREAAKLISAAKRPVLYVGGGVIKSGATAELKILAELTGAPVTTTLMALGAFPDSHPLHVGMPGMHGAVTAVTALQKADLIVALGARFDDRVTGKLDSFAPYAKIVHADIDPAEIGKNRAADVPIVGDAREVIADLVQAVQAEHSEGNKGDYTAWWSDLSRWRETYPLGYDLPEDGSLSPQQVIQRVGQLAPEGTIFAAGVGQHQMWAAHFIDYEQPATWLNSGGAGTMGYAVPAAMGAKAGMPDRTVWAIDGDGCFQMTNQELTTCALNNIPIKVAIINNGALGMVRQWQTLFYNQRYSNTVLHSGPDDIQANKGTRVPDFVKLSEAMGCVALRCEDPADLDKVIAEANAINDRPVVIDFIVHEDAQVWPMVAAGTSNDEVMAARGVRPDFGDGEDD, from the coding sequence ATGCTGATGACCGAGCAGGCCACCGGGCACCATCCGCAGCCGCGGCCCCGTAGCGGCGCGCAGCCCGCCACCACCGTCGAGCACGTCACGGGTGCGCAGTCCCTCATCCGTTCTCTCGAGGAAGTGGGCGCCGACACCGTCTTCGGCATCCCCGGCGGCGCGATCCTCCCCGCCTACGACCCGATGATGGACTCGCAGCGGGTGCGTCACATCCTCGTCCGCCACGAGCAGGGGGCCGGCCACGCCGCCACCGGTTACGCCCAGGCCACCGGCAAGGTCGGCGTCTGCATGGCGACCTCCGGTCCCGGCGCGACCAACCTGGTCACCCCGATCGCCGACGCGCACATGGACTCGGTCCCGCTCGTCGCGATCACCGGCCAGGTCGCCTCGAAGGCGATCGGCACGGACGCCTTCCAGGAGGCGGACATCTGCGGCATCACGATGCCGATCACCAAGCACAACTTCCTCGTCACCAAGGCCGAGGACATCCCGCGGACGATCGCCGAGGCCTTCCACATCGCCTCCACCGGCCGCCCGGGCCCGGTCCTGGTCGACATCGCCAAGGACGCCCTGCAGGCGAAGACCACGTTCAGCTGGCCGCCGCAGACGGACCTGCCCGGCTACCGCCCGGTCACCAAGCCGCACGCCAAGCAGATCCGCGAGGCCGCCAAGCTGATCAGCGCCGCCAAGCGGCCCGTCCTGTACGTCGGCGGCGGCGTCATCAAGTCCGGCGCCACCGCCGAGCTGAAGATCCTCGCCGAGCTCACCGGCGCCCCGGTCACCACGACCCTGATGGCGCTCGGCGCGTTCCCCGACAGCCACCCGCTGCACGTCGGCATGCCCGGCATGCACGGTGCCGTCACCGCCGTCACCGCGCTGCAGAAGGCCGACCTGATCGTCGCCCTCGGCGCCCGCTTCGACGACCGCGTCACCGGCAAGCTCGACAGCTTCGCCCCGTACGCCAAGATCGTCCACGCGGACATCGACCCGGCCGAGATCGGCAAGAACCGCGCCGCCGACGTCCCGATCGTCGGTGACGCCCGCGAGGTCATCGCCGACCTGGTCCAGGCCGTCCAGGCCGAGCACAGCGAGGGCAACAAGGGCGACTACACCGCCTGGTGGAGCGACCTGAGCCGCTGGCGCGAGACCTACCCGCTCGGCTACGACCTGCCGGAGGACGGCAGCCTCTCGCCGCAGCAGGTCATCCAGCGCGTCGGCCAGCTCGCCCCCGAGGGCACGATCTTCGCGGCGGGCGTCGGCCAGCACCAGATGTGGGCCGCCCACTTCATCGACTACGAGCAGCCGGCCACCTGGCTGAACTCCGGCGGCGCCGGGACGATGGGCTACGCGGTCCCCGCCGCGATGGGCGCCAAGGCCGGCATGCCGGACCGCACCGTCTGGGCGATCGACGGCGACGGCTGCTTCCAGATGACCAACCAGGAGCTCACCACCTGTGCCCTGAACAACATCCCGATCAAGGTCGCCATCATCAACAACGGCGCCCTGGGCATGGTCCGTCAGTGGCAGACGCTCTTCTACAACCAGCGCTACTCGAACACCGTCCTGCACTCCGGCCCGGACGACATCCAGGCGAACAAGGGCACCCGCGTCCCCGACTTCGTCAAGCTCTCCGAGGCCATGGGCTGTGTCGCCCTGCGCTGTGAGGACCCGGCCGACCTGGACAAGGTCATCGCCGAGGCCAACGCCATCAACGACCGCCCGGTCGTGATCGACTTCATCGTCCACGAGGACGCCCAGGTCTGGCCGATGGTCGCCGCCGGCACCTCGAACGACGAGGTCATGGCCGCGCGGGGCGTCCGCCCCGACTTCGGCGACGGCGAAGACGACTGA